The following is a genomic window from Bacteroidales bacterium.
AAAAATAGGTGAGAGCTGGATTTGATTCAATAAATGAAAGGTGAGAAAATAAAAAACAGCCGCAATAAACATTACAGCAATTTTCCCCTCTTTTTTCGTAAATTTCAACAGGTTCTGAAAGTACGATGCAAATGTGGTGATCAATAGTGCTGGAATAATATAAGTAGTGATGATCACCATGCCAAGGAGCAACCATTTGGCTTTGACGGGTATGGCCGTTACTACTTGTGTGCTCAGGTTGAGTGTAATAATGAGATAATAAAAGGTAATGAAAAGAGGATTGAGGCTGCGTGATATGAGTCTGGCTAATGGCATCATTGAAAGCTAATTACAATTTGGGGAAGAACCGGTTAAAGCTCTTTACGCAGCCTTGCTACAGGAATACCCAATTGTTCGCGGTATTTAGCTACTGTGCGTCTGGCAATATTATACCCCTTGGTTTTGAGAATAGCCGTCAATTGGTCATCTGTAACGGGCTTTGATTTATTTTCTTCAAAGATACAGTCCTGAAGGATTTTTTTTATCTCCCTGGTCGAAACTTCTTCTCCTGAATCGGTCTGCATGGATTCAGAAAAGAAACTTTTAAGCAGGAAAGTCCCGAATGGAGTCTGTACATATTTGCTGTTGGCCACCCTTGATACGGTGGAAATGTCAAGGTTAACAATTTCGGCTATATCTTTCAGGATCATCGGTCTAAGCCGTGTTTCATCGCCGGTCAGGAAGTAATCCCGCTGATACTCCATGATGGCATTCATGGTTACCAGTAGCGTATTTTGCCGTTGTTTTATGGCATCAATAAACCACTTTGCCGATTCGATCTTGCTCTTAATAAATTGAATGGTTTCCTTTTGTTGTCTGGATTTCTTAGATTTATCCAACACGTATGATTCAATCATATCCATGTAGGTCTTGTTCAGGCGGAGTTCAGGAGCATTTTTTGAATTCAGTGTCAATTCAAGGTTCCCATCTTGCGCAGCAATCATAAAATCAGGAACTACGTATTGGTTGGTTTTTGCGGTATCCGACATTGAATTGCCTGGCTTCGGGTTTAACTTCAAAATTTGGTCAATGGCCTCCTTGAGTTGATCATCTGTTACCTTTGCCTTTTTTGTAATTTTATCGTAATGTTTTTTGGCAAATTCATCAAAATAGCGTTCGATAATCAGGATTGGCAATTCGAAACTTTCATCGGGTTGTTCAGCCTGGTTCCTTTTGAGCTGAATCAGAAGACATTCTTTAAGATTGCGTGCGCCAACACCAGATGGATCAAGATCCTGAATTATTTCAAGTACTTCATGAATCTCAGCAGGTATTACTGATACATTTTGCGAAAAAGAAAGATCATCTACCATTGCATTGATATCACGCCTCAGGTAACCTGACTCGTCCAGGTTTCCGATAATGGTTGCTGCTATAGTTAGTTGCTTTTCGCTTAGATTTCTTAAGCCCAGCTGTGAGATGAGATGATCGTGAAAACTCTTGCCGACTGAAAAAGGGATCTCTTTTTTATTGTCATCATCGGGGCTATAGTTGTTAGCGCTCAGCTTATAACCTGGAATATCATCTTCACCCAGAAAGTCCTTCAAATCGAACTCATCTCCCTCGCTATTGTCCATTTCGTTTTCGAAATCTTCGTCTGACGTTTGTGGAGAATCATTTTCATCGTATTCGGGTAATTCGTCCAAGGCAGGGTTTTCTTCGATCTCCTGCTTTATTCTTTGCTCAAGGGCAACGGTAGGGATTTGCAGCATCTTCATCAGAAGAATCTGCTGCGGTGAAAGCTTTTGCTGAAGAGCCAGCTTTTGATATAATCCCTGAGTTCCCATGTATAATTTTTAAATCAATCTTGTGCAAAGTTAATAATGAAAATGATATTTCGGGCAAAAGAAATCAATTCCTATTAAAACTCCGCATTCTGCGGTGTTCTTGGAAATGGGATCACATCCCTGATATTTTTCATTCCGGTGACAAAAAGAACCATCCGCTCAAAACCGAGGCCGAACCCGCTGTGTGGAACTGTGCCGTACTTCCGGGTATCAATGTACCACCACATTTCCTTTTCAGGAATATTCATCTCCCTGCACCGCTGGATTAATTTTTCGAGCACCTCTTCCCTTTGCGATCCTCCGATGATCTCTCCAATTTTTGGGAACAGAACGTCCATGGCACGGACTGTTTTACCATCATCATTTTGCTTCATATAAAAAGCCTTGATCTCTTTTGGGTAATTGGTAAGGATCACCGGCTTGTTGAAGTGCTGCTCCACAAGATATCTTTCATGTTCGGCCTGCAGGTCAACACCCCATTCCACAGGAAACTCAAAATTCTTACCTGAGGCCTTCAATATTTCAATTGCATCCGTATAGGTCAATCGCTCAAATTTCAATTCAACAATAGACTTCAACCTGTCGGTCAACTCTTTATCGTACATGTTGTTTAGAAACTCAAGATCATCCTTGCAATGTTCCAAAGCATAACTGACAAGGTACTTAAGAAAATCTTCGGCAAGATCCATGTTGTCCTGAATCTCGTAAAAAGCCATTTCTGGCTCAATCATCCAAAATTCGGCCAGGTGCCTGGGCGTATTGGAGTTTTCAGCCCTGAAGGTTGGCCCGAAAGTGTAAACGAGCGATAGTGCCAACGCCCCGAGTTCGGCTTCTAACTGGCCTGAAACAGTCAGGTTCGTGGCTTTCCCAAAAAAATCTTCCTTGAAATTCACCGATCCATCAGGCAAAAGTGGTGGATTTTTGGGGTCTAATGTTGAAACGCGGAACATCGCACCGGCGCCTTCAGCATCCGATCCTGTGATAATGGGTGCATGAAGGTAATAAAAACCCCTGTCGTTAAAATATTTGTGAATAGCATACGCCAAAGCATGACGAATCCTCAATACGGCGCCAAAGGTATTGGTGCGGGGTCGCAGATGCGCTATCTCACGCAAAAACTCAAGGCTGTGACCCTTCTTTTGCAGAGGATAAGTTTCGGGATCAGCAGTTCCGTACAAAATGATTTCCACCGCCTGAATTTCAACGTTCTGGCCTTTTCCCATTGATTGTACCAGTTTTCCGGTCGCTGAAATACCTGAACCAGTAGTGACCTTCTTCAACAGTTCTTCATCAAACTGTTGTAAGTCTACCACAATCTGAATATTGTGGATTACCGAACCATCGTTCAAAGCAATGAAGGCTACCACTCCGCTTCCACGCTTGGTTCTTACCCAACCCTTTACATTGACAATAGTATCATAATTTGTGCTTTTCAAAAGGTCAACAACCTTTGATTGCTTCATATTTTCCATAAAAATTCCTTATTGTTTAAATCGGCTGCAAAAATAACTACTTTATTAAGGTTGTGATGGTGAAGGACATTTTTTACCTCCGATTTACTGTAACCCGGAGTAATTACCATTTTTAATCACTGAGCGATTGTTAAGGTTCAGGTGATTCTAGTTATTGATACTAAAATATTAAATTTGCCGGAATCAAATCTGCTATCATTTTCCAATGAAGAAAATAAGTAACAGTGATTTAAACCGGTTGAATGCAAAAGAGTTTGCTGAAGCAGAAAAAATACCATTAGTCATTATTCTTGACAATTTACGAAGCCACAATAATATTGGTTCAGTGTTCCGTACCGCAGATGCTTTCAGAATCAATGCTATTTACCTGTGTGGAATCACAGCCTGCCCCCCACATCGCGACATACACAAAACAGCCCTTGGCGCCACCGAAACAGTTAAATGGCAATATTTTGAAAACACAATGGATGCTGTTTTAACATTAAAAAATGAGGGTTATAAAATAGCGGCCGTCGAGCAGGTAACACATGCGATATCTTTGGAAAAACTCGATATTAATCCGGAAGAAAAGCTGGCACTTATTTTTGGCCACGAAGTTAAAGGTGTTGACCAGGAAGTTATTGATTTGTCTGATTTTAGCATCGAAATCCCTCAATTTGGAACGAAGCATTCATTAAATATCGCTGTTTCAGCAGGAATAGTTATTTGGGAAGTGTTCTGGCAATTTACTAAGAATTCTTAAAATAATAATTAAATCAATCAAATTACTTTGTAAAACATCAGATTTTAATACATTTGCAAAAAAATTAGGCTGTTTTTTGCTTTTTAAGTTTAATGCAGTAAAAATTTTTATTCTATTTGAAACTTTAGAATTAACAATTTGAAAATAAATTTATTAACTATCAAACAAATAAAGAAAATGAACCAAAGAAAAACGTTCTTGAAGATTGCAGGATTATTCCTTATCGCTGCATTTTTTGTTGGGTGTAATTCCCTGAATAAAATGGCCAAGAATTTCAACACAGTTACTTATCAGGTGACGCCTGAAGTGCTTGAATCCAAAGGCGGTATCGTTACTTTTACAGTAAGTGGTAAAATTCCTGCCGACTATTTCAATAAAAAAGCAGCCATCTTTTTCCAGCCCACCATTGAGTTTGAAGGCGGACAACTTGCGCTCAGGCCACTCATCCTGAAAGGTGAAAGTGTTTCAGGTGAAGGTACAACCGTTTCTTACAAAGATGGAGGATCATTCACTTACACCGAAACATTCAATTTTAAGGATGAAATGAAAGTATCTGAATTAATGGTCACCAGCGTTGCATTCCTTCCGAAACAGCCGATTGCAGCCGGAATGACTATAGAGGATGCACGCGCAATGAAGAAATCCGTAACGCTGGACGAAAAGAAACTGGCTGATGGGATCATCTTTACTTCACACAAATTAAACGTCGAGAA
Proteins encoded in this region:
- a CDS encoding RNA methyltransferase produces the protein MKKISNSDLNRLNAKEFAEAEKIPLVIILDNLRSHNNIGSVFRTADAFRINAIYLCGITACPPHRDIHKTALGATETVKWQYFENTMDAVLTLKNEGYKIAAVEQVTHAISLEKLDINPEEKLALIFGHEVKGVDQEVIDLSDFSIEIPQFGTKHSLNIAVSAGIVIWEVFWQFTKNS
- the rpoN gene encoding RNA polymerase factor sigma-54, producing the protein MGTQGLYQKLALQQKLSPQQILLMKMLQIPTVALEQRIKQEIEENPALDELPEYDENDSPQTSDEDFENEMDNSEGDEFDLKDFLGEDDIPGYKLSANNYSPDDDNKKEIPFSVGKSFHDHLISQLGLRNLSEKQLTIAATIIGNLDESGYLRRDINAMVDDLSFSQNVSVIPAEIHEVLEIIQDLDPSGVGARNLKECLLIQLKRNQAEQPDESFELPILIIERYFDEFAKKHYDKITKKAKVTDDQLKEAIDQILKLNPKPGNSMSDTAKTNQYVVPDFMIAAQDGNLELTLNSKNAPELRLNKTYMDMIESYVLDKSKKSRQQKETIQFIKSKIESAKWFIDAIKQRQNTLLVTMNAIMEYQRDYFLTGDETRLRPMILKDIAEIVNLDISTVSRVANSKYVQTPFGTFLLKSFFSESMQTDSGEEVSTREIKKILQDCIFEENKSKPVTDDQLTAILKTKGYNIARRTVAKYREQLGIPVARLRKEL
- the asnS gene encoding asparagine--tRNA ligase codes for the protein MKQSKVVDLLKSTNYDTIVNVKGWVRTKRGSGVVAFIALNDGSVIHNIQIVVDLQQFDEELLKKVTTGSGISATGKLVQSMGKGQNVEIQAVEIILYGTADPETYPLQKKGHSLEFLREIAHLRPRTNTFGAVLRIRHALAYAIHKYFNDRGFYYLHAPIITGSDAEGAGAMFRVSTLDPKNPPLLPDGSVNFKEDFFGKATNLTVSGQLEAELGALALSLVYTFGPTFRAENSNTPRHLAEFWMIEPEMAFYEIQDNMDLAEDFLKYLVSYALEHCKDDLEFLNNMYDKELTDRLKSIVELKFERLTYTDAIEILKASGKNFEFPVEWGVDLQAEHERYLVEQHFNKPVILTNYPKEIKAFYMKQNDDGKTVRAMDVLFPKIGEIIGGSQREEVLEKLIQRCREMNIPEKEMWWYIDTRKYGTVPHSGFGLGFERMVLFVTGMKNIRDVIPFPRTPQNAEF